In Oceanobacillus sp. FSL K6-2867, one DNA window encodes the following:
- the mobT gene encoding MobT family relaxase, producing the protein MKQVPWYRQLKEKRLEYGVSQNKLAVHMGISRQYISEMETGKVTPSSSLQAALFDVLEQFNPDAPLEILFDYVRIRFLTTNPKPVIEDILKLKMEYMLHEDFAFYSYMEQYVFGDIVVMVSPDEDKGCLLELKGKGCRQFENFLLAQQRTWFDFFMDVFRVGGVFKRMDLAINDKTGILDIPFLTNKCRNEECISVFRSFKSYRSGELVHGEEKRDMGNTLYIGSLKSDVYFCTYEKDYEQYVKHGTSLEDTDIKNRFEIRLKNDRAYHAIVDLMTYEDAGRTAFSIINRYIRFVDKDEEKRRSSWKINKEWQRFLDLGINRKIYLTTKPEPYTFDKTLRWLARQVAPTWKLATKLDEINQTTVIKDMLDQATLTKRHQKLLMQQALATEEVIKQ; encoded by the coding sequence AAATAAACTAGCTGTTCATATGGGAATTTCACGACAATATATTAGTGAAATGGAAACAGGAAAAGTAACTCCCTCCAGTTCCCTGCAAGCTGCTTTATTTGACGTACTGGAACAATTTAATCCAGATGCTCCTTTGGAAATCTTGTTTGATTATGTGCGAATTCGTTTTTTAACGACCAATCCAAAGCCTGTCATTGAAGATATTTTGAAACTCAAAATGGAGTATATGTTACATGAGGATTTTGCGTTTTATTCCTATATGGAACAATACGTTTTTGGTGATATTGTCGTTATGGTTTCCCCTGATGAGGATAAAGGGTGTTTACTTGAACTCAAAGGAAAAGGCTGCCGTCAATTTGAAAACTTTCTACTAGCCCAACAGCGAACATGGTTTGATTTTTTTATGGATGTGTTTCGTGTTGGTGGTGTATTTAAACGAATGGACCTTGCGATAAATGATAAGACAGGCATATTGGATATTCCGTTTCTGACAAATAAATGCCGAAATGAAGAATGTATCTCTGTTTTTCGTAGTTTTAAAAGCTATCGTTCTGGCGAACTCGTTCATGGAGAAGAAAAGCGAGATATGGGAAATACGCTGTATATTGGTTCCTTAAAAAGTGATGTGTATTTTTGTACGTATGAGAAAGATTACGAACAATACGTGAAACATGGTACATCACTTGAAGATACAGACATCAAGAATCGTTTTGAAATTCGCTTAAAAAATGATCGTGCTTACCACGCAATCGTCGATTTAATGACATATGAAGATGCTGGACGAACTGCTTTCTCTATCATTAATCGGTATATTCGTTTTGTCGATAAAGACGAAGAAAAACGTCGCAGCAGTTGGAAAATCAATAAAGAATGGCAGCGTTTTTTGGATTTAGGTATTAATAGAAAAATCTATTTAACAACAAAGCCTGAACCTTATACGTTTGATAAGACGTTAAGATGGCTGGCTCGACAAGTCGCCCCTACTTGGAAACTAGCAACTAAGCTAGATGAAATCAATCAAACGACTGTCATCAAAGATATGTTAGATCAAGCAACATTAACAAAGCGTCATCAAAAATTATTGATGCAACAGGCACTTGCGACAGAAGAAGTCATTAAACAATAG
- a CDS encoding antirestriction protein ArdA: MEMQVFITNLGKYNEGEVNGAWFSPPIDFEEVKERIGLNGEYEEYAIFDYELPFEIGEYTPISEVNRLCAMVAEIEGTPLYDSLSEVQSYWFNNIEELLEHQDDIMYYPDCENMADVARVLVEETGMLGEVPSNLQNYFDYEAFGRDLEIEGSFLITSNGVFEYTQ; encoded by the coding sequence ATGGAAATGCAAGTTTTTATAACGAATCTCGGTAAATATAACGAAGGAGAAGTTAATGGTGCATGGTTTTCACCACCTATTGATTTTGAGGAAGTAAAAGAACGCATCGGTTTGAATGGAGAGTATGAAGAATATGCCATCTTTGATTACGAACTCCCTTTTGAAATTGGTGAATATACACCTATTTCAGAAGTAAACCGATTATGTGCCATGGTGGCAGAAATTGAAGGTACACCACTTTATGATTCTCTTTCCGAAGTTCAAAGCTATTGGTTTAACAATATAGAAGAGTTACTGGAACACCAAGATGATATTATGTATTATCCTGATTGTGAGAATATGGCAGATGTCGCAAGGGTATTGGTCGAAGAAACGGGAATGTTAGGGGAAGTCCCCTCTAATTTACAAAACTATTTTGATTATGAAGCTTTTGGACGTGATTTAGAAATTGAGGGTAGTTTTCTAATTACGTCAAATGGTGTATTTGAATATACGCAGTAA
- a CDS encoding conjugal transfer protein produces MKKLKSYTRIWSVEKVIYAINDFRLPFPLTFNQMSWFVLSFLMVMLLGNLPPLSLIDGALLKYVGIPVGLTWFMSQKTFDGKKPYRFLKSALTYWFRPKVTYAGKTVKLQQMKVNESITAVRSEVHALSD; encoded by the coding sequence TTGAAAAAACTGAAAAGCTATACCCGAATTTGGTCTGTAGAAAAAGTGATCTATGCCATTAATGACTTTCGTCTTCCCTTTCCATTGACCTTTAATCAAATGTCATGGTTTGTTCTTTCATTTTTGATGGTGATGTTACTTGGGAATCTTCCCCCACTCTCTTTGATCGATGGAGCGTTACTAAAATATGTCGGCATTCCAGTTGGTTTGACATGGTTTATGAGTCAGAAAACATTTGATGGCAAAAAACCGTATCGTTTTCTCAAGTCCGCATTGACTTATTGGTTTCGACCTAAAGTTACGTATGCAGGAAAGACAGTTAAACTTCAACAAATGAAAGTGAATGAATCCATTACTGCCGTTAGGAGTGAAGTCCATGCGTTATCCGATTAA
- a CDS encoding ATP-binding protein: protein MRYPIKYMENNLVFNHDGECFAYYELLPYNYSFLSPEEKMQVHDHFRQLIAQNQDGKIHALQISTASSIRSVQERSKELVSGRLQDVAYERIDDQTEALVSMIGEHQVDYRFFIGFKLLLNEEEVSIKSMGKNIKNSLSSFVRDVNHHLMGDFVSMPHDEMRRFSKMESLLQNKIMRRFKVRPLDKNDFGYLMEHLHGQSDIAYEEYDYVLPLKRLKNEALVKRYDLIKPTRCLIEENQRYLKIEQEEQTTYVAYFTINSIVDDLEFPSDEIFYYQQQQFTFPIDTSMNVEIVTNKKALSTVRNKKKELKDLDNHAWESYNETGSNVIDALEQVNELEDVLDQSKESMYKLSYVIRVSAPSLDKLKQRCNEVKDFYDDLNVKLVRPFGDMIGLHSEFIPSSKRYMNDYIQYVTSDFLAGLGFGATQMLGETEGIYFGYNLDTGRNVYLNPSLASQGVKGSVTNALASAFLGSLGGGKSFSNNLLVYYAVLFGGQALIVDPKAERGNWKETLPEIAHEINIVNLTSDNSNKGLLDPFVIMKKKKDSESLAIDILTFLTGISSRDGDKFPVLRKAIRAVGQQEERGLLLVIHELRSDPNPLAGPIADHIESFTDYDFAHLLFSDGTVKSSISLEKQLNIIQVADLVLPDAETSFEEYTTMELLSVAMLIVISTFALDFIHSDRSVFKIVDLDEAWSFLQVAQGKTLSNKLVRAGRAMHAGVYFVTQNAADLTDEKLKNNIGVKFAFRSRDINEIKKTLEFFGVDKEDEENQRRLRELENGQCLIQDLYGRVGIIQVHPVFEDLFHAFDTRPPIKEKERR, encoded by the coding sequence ATGCGTTATCCGATTAAATATATGGAAAATAATCTCGTTTTCAACCATGATGGCGAATGTTTTGCGTATTATGAACTGTTGCCATATAACTATTCGTTCCTTTCACCAGAGGAAAAAATGCAAGTACATGATCATTTCCGTCAATTGATTGCCCAAAATCAAGACGGGAAAATTCATGCTTTACAGATTAGTACCGCAAGCAGTATTCGCTCGGTACAAGAACGAAGTAAAGAGTTAGTGTCGGGGAGATTACAAGATGTTGCCTATGAACGGATTGACGACCAAACAGAAGCCCTAGTTTCTATGATTGGGGAACATCAAGTAGACTATCGTTTCTTTATCGGGTTTAAGTTGTTGCTGAATGAAGAAGAAGTCAGCATAAAATCAATGGGGAAAAACATTAAAAACTCACTTTCTTCATTTGTCCGTGATGTAAACCATCATTTAATGGGTGATTTTGTTTCCATGCCCCATGATGAAATGAGACGTTTCTCTAAAATGGAATCTTTATTACAAAATAAAATAATGAGACGTTTTAAAGTACGTCCTTTAGATAAAAATGACTTTGGCTATCTGATGGAACACCTTCATGGTCAATCAGATATTGCCTATGAGGAATATGATTATGTACTTCCACTAAAAAGGTTAAAGAATGAAGCTTTAGTGAAACGGTATGACCTGATTAAACCGACTCGTTGCTTGATTGAGGAAAACCAACGATATTTAAAAATTGAACAGGAAGAACAAACAACGTATGTCGCTTATTTTACGATTAATTCGATTGTTGATGATTTGGAATTTCCATCGGATGAAATCTTTTATTATCAACAACAACAATTCACTTTCCCGATCGATACGTCCATGAATGTGGAAATTGTGACGAATAAAAAGGCGTTGTCTACGGTACGAAACAAGAAAAAAGAATTAAAGGATTTAGATAACCATGCTTGGGAATCCTATAACGAAACAGGCAGTAATGTTATCGACGCATTGGAACAGGTCAACGAACTAGAAGATGTACTTGACCAAAGTAAAGAGTCCATGTACAAGTTAAGCTATGTTATTCGGGTATCTGCCCCTAGTTTAGACAAACTCAAACAGCGTTGTAATGAGGTCAAAGATTTTTATGATGATTTGAATGTAAAACTTGTTCGGCCGTTTGGAGACATGATTGGTTTGCACAGTGAGTTTATCCCTTCTAGTAAACGCTATATGAATGATTATATTCAATATGTCACGTCTGATTTTCTTGCAGGGCTTGGATTTGGAGCAACGCAAATGTTAGGAGAAACAGAAGGTATTTATTTTGGCTATAACTTAGATACAGGCAGAAATGTGTATCTCAACCCAAGCCTAGCCAGTCAAGGTGTGAAAGGGTCGGTTACCAATGCGTTAGCTTCTGCTTTCTTAGGCTCACTAGGTGGCGGAAAATCTTTTAGTAACAATCTACTTGTCTATTATGCCGTTCTGTTTGGCGGACAAGCCCTGATTGTTGATCCAAAAGCGGAACGAGGAAACTGGAAAGAAACGTTGCCTGAAATTGCTCATGAAATAAATATTGTTAATTTAACAAGTGATAATTCCAACAAAGGATTACTTGATCCTTTTGTCATTATGAAAAAGAAAAAGGATTCGGAAAGCCTTGCGATTGATATTCTCACTTTTCTTACTGGTATTTCTAGTCGGGATGGAGATAAATTCCCTGTATTACGAAAAGCGATCCGAGCAGTTGGTCAACAGGAAGAACGTGGACTCCTTCTTGTGATTCATGAATTAAGGAGTGATCCCAATCCATTAGCTGGTCCGATTGCTGACCATATCGAAAGTTTTACCGATTATGACTTCGCTCACCTCCTCTTTTCCGATGGAACAGTGAAAAGCTCGATTAGTTTAGAAAAACAGTTAAACATTATTCAAGTGGCCGATTTAGTATTACCAGATGCAGAAACAAGTTTTGAAGAATATACAACGATGGAACTGCTTAGTGTTGCCATGTTGATTGTCATTTCTACCTTTGCATTAGACTTCATTCATTCTGACCGCAGTGTATTTAAAATCGTGGACTTAGACGAAGCTTGGTCCTTCCTACAAGTCGCACAAGGAAAAACACTATCTAATAAGTTAGTACGTGCAGGTCGGGCCATGCATGCTGGAGTCTACTTTGTTACTCAGAATGCAGCGGATTTAACGGATGAAAAATTAAAAAATAACATCGGTGTGAAGTTTGCTTTTCGCTCTAGAGATATAAATGAGATTAAAAAGACACTTGAATTCTTTGGAGTGGATAAAGAAGATGAAGAAAATCAAAGGAGACTTCGAGAACTCGAAAATGGTCAATGCTTAATTCAAGACTTATATGGGCGTGTGGGAATTATTCAAGTCCACCCTGTCTTTGAAGATTTATTTCATGCTTTTGATACTCGACCACCTATCAAGGAAAAAGAAAGGCGGTGA
- a CDS encoding YtxH domain-containing protein has protein sequence MHKQKLKKIVITVVLISATVFLLLFLLGTFAQAAGLVDDTVSEDNLYSLYPLDHYQLDFYVDSGWDWLPWNWDDGIGKQVMYALYTITNFIWIISLYLSNATGYLIQQAYSLDFISQTADAIGKNMQTLAGITASGFSSSGFYVGFLLLFILVIGIYVAYTGLMKRETTKAIRAILNFLVVFILSASFIAYAPTYIAKINDFSADISQASLDLGTKILMPSSTSQGKDSVDMIRNNLFSIQVEQPWMLLQFDDSDKEAIGEERVESLVSINPDTNNGKDREDAVKAEIEDHDNKNLTITKTTTRLGMVFFLFLFNIGISIFVFLLSGVMIFSQILFIIYAMFLPISFLLSMIPSFEGMGKQAIMKLFNVIMLRAGITLIITIAFSISSMLYSLTSSYPFFLIAFLQIVTFAGIYMKLGDIMSMFKLQSSDSQQVGRQVMRRPYRMFNRGSRRLQRTIGRTLAGATAGATVGAMVGKSKQTKGSFSPIRPLQRLTSTAKNNKERSNGNTKQTTLSQKVGQVTGKVFGAKNQFRANIDHRKEQLHDLPTTAQYAVMQGKEQLTKPARDFKEGMKHAKEKRQKTHADRQAKHRQTIADRRQVLDKKRTPSRDISSRERPVTHGVHKPLNQEQLKNPTVQQKQKTRPVTKNEHTKQYQLQRQLSSPDRKEHLTDHPKQSVKKEKRPYNEEHSQAKNSRTTIKRPSKPLKRTNQKQITKRPIHAVRRKRQ, from the coding sequence GTGCACAAACAAAAACTAAAAAAGATAGTGATAACGGTAGTGCTGATTAGTGCTACTGTTTTTTTATTGCTTTTTTTACTTGGTACATTCGCACAAGCTGCTGGACTAGTTGATGATACGGTGTCAGAAGATAATCTCTATTCCTTGTACCCATTGGACCATTATCAATTAGATTTCTATGTGGATTCGGGTTGGGATTGGTTGCCGTGGAATTGGGATGATGGCATTGGAAAGCAAGTGATGTATGCGCTCTACACGATTACGAATTTCATATGGATTATTAGTCTGTATTTGTCTAATGCGACAGGTTATTTAATTCAACAAGCCTACTCGCTCGATTTCATTTCACAAACGGCAGACGCTATCGGGAAAAATATGCAAACATTGGCTGGAATTACCGCTAGTGGTTTCAGTAGTTCGGGATTTTATGTAGGTTTCTTGCTTCTCTTTATTTTAGTGATTGGGATTTATGTGGCATATACAGGTTTAATGAAACGGGAAACGACAAAAGCCATTCGAGCGATTTTAAATTTTTTAGTTGTGTTTATTTTGTCCGCTTCTTTTATTGCCTATGCCCCAACGTATATCGCTAAAATTAATGACTTTTCAGCAGATATTAGTCAAGCAAGTTTAGATTTAGGAACAAAAATCTTGATGCCTAGCTCTACTAGTCAGGGAAAAGATAGTGTGGATATGATACGAAATAACCTTTTTTCTATTCAAGTAGAACAGCCATGGATGTTATTACAATTTGATGATTCGGATAAAGAAGCGATTGGCGAAGAACGTGTTGAAAGCTTAGTTTCGATCAATCCTGATACGAATAACGGAAAAGATCGTGAAGATGCTGTTAAAGCAGAAATTGAAGATCATGACAATAAAAATTTAACGATTACGAAAACGACCACTCGCTTAGGAATGGTCTTCTTTTTATTTCTGTTTAATATCGGTATCTCCATTTTCGTGTTCCTTTTATCGGGCGTTATGATTTTCTCGCAAATTCTGTTTATTATCTATGCCATGTTTTTACCCATTAGTTTCTTGTTATCCATGATACCTAGCTTTGAAGGCATGGGAAAACAGGCAATTATGAAACTGTTTAATGTGATTATGCTTCGGGCTGGAATTACGCTCATTATTACAATTGCCTTTAGCATTTCCTCCATGCTTTACAGCTTAACGTCAAGCTATCCGTTTTTCTTGATTGCCTTCTTGCAGATTGTGACGTTTGCGGGCATTTATATGAAACTCGGTGACATTATGAGTATGTTTAAACTGCAAAGTAGTGATTCACAACAAGTCGGTCGTCAAGTGATGCGTCGTCCTTACCGCATGTTCAATCGTGGCAGTCGCAGGTTACAGCGAACCATCGGACGTACGCTTGCAGGAGCGACGGCTGGAGCAACAGTCGGGGCAATGGTTGGAAAATCAAAGCAAACAAAAGGTTCCTTCTCCCCTATTCGACCATTACAGCGGCTGACATCAACTGCAAAGAACAATAAAGAACGCTCAAATGGCAATACAAAGCAAACAACTTTGAGCCAGAAAGTAGGTCAAGTCACAGGAAAAGTGTTTGGTGCGAAAAATCAGTTCCGTGCGAATATAGATCACCGCAAAGAACAACTGCATGATTTACCTACTACTGCTCAATATGCGGTGATGCAAGGAAAAGAACAGCTTACAAAGCCTGCCCGTGATTTTAAAGAAGGCATGAAGCACGCAAAGGAAAAGAGACAAAAAACACATGCAGACCGTCAAGCAAAACATCGTCAAACCATTGCAGATAGACGACAAGTATTGGATAAAAAACGTACCCCTTCTCGGGATATTTCCAGTCGTGAACGCCCTGTCACACATGGCGTCCATAAGCCTTTAAATCAAGAACAATTAAAGAACCCAACTGTTCAACAAAAACAAAAGACAAGACCTGTCACAAAAAACGAGCATACGAAGCAATACCAATTACAACGACAGTTATCAAGTCCAGACAGAAAAGAACATCTTACTGATCATCCCAAACAATCGGTTAAAAAGGAAAAGCGACCCTACAATGAAGAACATTCTCAAGCAAAAAATAGTCGGACAACTATCAAGCGACCTTCTAAACCGTTGAAACGTACAAACCAGAAACAAATCACGAAGCGTCCAATCCATGCGGTTAGGAGGAAACGCCAATGA
- a CDS encoding bifunctional lysozyme/C40 family peptidase, with translation MRIKIMLIAGGLGFLAFLGLLAFVAIFISNEEHSSERGDSIHDIGSISVTEDVLKHQPMVEKYAKEYGISEYVYTLLAIIQVESGGKLSDVMQSSESLGLPPNSLDTEASIQQGTKYFADLLRSAERSGVDGNAVIQAYNYGGAFIDYVAKRGNSYSFEIAESFAKERSGGSKVTYSNPIAIKKNGGWRYRYGNMFYLDLVSQYFMSPQFDSEMVQLVMNEALKYEGFPYVFGGSNPNTSFDCSGLTQWSYRKAGINLPRTAQQQYDATEHIPLSEAKPGDLVFFHSTYNAGTYVTHVGIYVGNNQMYNAGDPIGYADLTSSYWQKHLIGAGRIKQ, from the coding sequence ATGAGAATAAAAATCATGTTAATTGCTGGGGGATTAGGCTTTCTTGCTTTTTTAGGGCTATTAGCATTTGTAGCTATTTTTATATCGAATGAAGAACATTCATCAGAGCGTGGTGATTCCATTCACGATATAGGCAGCATATCAGTAACCGAAGATGTGTTAAAACATCAGCCAATGGTAGAGAAATATGCAAAGGAATATGGCATTAGTGAGTATGTCTATACCTTGCTCGCTATTATTCAAGTAGAGAGTGGCGGAAAACTTTCAGATGTGATGCAATCTAGTGAATCATTAGGACTTCCGCCGAACTCTTTAGATACCGAAGCTTCGATTCAACAAGGAACAAAATACTTTGCAGATTTATTACGCTCCGCAGAACGAAGTGGTGTTGATGGCAATGCAGTTATTCAGGCTTACAACTATGGCGGTGCTTTTATTGATTATGTTGCGAAACGTGGAAACTCTTACTCTTTTGAAATAGCTGAAAGCTTTGCGAAAGAACGATCAGGCGGCAGCAAAGTCACTTACTCGAATCCGATAGCCATAAAGAAAAATGGTGGTTGGCGTTATCGCTATGGCAATATGTTTTATCTCGATTTAGTGAGTCAGTATTTTATGTCACCTCAATTTGATAGTGAAATGGTTCAGTTGGTTATGAATGAAGCATTAAAGTATGAGGGTTTCCCGTATGTTTTTGGCGGCTCGAATCCAAATACCTCTTTTGATTGTAGTGGGCTGACACAATGGAGTTATCGGAAAGCTGGTATCAATTTACCACGTACAGCACAGCAGCAATATGATGCAACCGAGCATATACCTTTATCAGAAGCAAAGCCAGGTGATTTAGTGTTTTTTCATTCCACGTATAATGCAGGAACGTATGTCACCCATGTAGGAATCTACGTTGGAAATAACCAAATGTATAATGCCGGCGATCCAATTGGTTATGCGGATTTGACATCTTCTTATTGGCAAAAGCACTTAATTGGAGCTGGGCGGATAAAACAATAG
- a CDS encoding conjugal transfer protein: MKNFFKKTEKQTLNTKPKKMKVRTVGTRNKTVTFLWILLIGSLAFGIYKNFTAIDQHTVHEREIIETQMIDTNAIESFTKNFVKDYYTWQNKKDSIEQRAEKINNYLTEDLQALNTDTVRDDIPTSSSVSGIDIWSVTPENDNTYAVVYSVDQKIMEDKNSEMVRSTYRILLHQDNVGNLVIIQNPTLWSMPNKSDYEPQQPESNGTVDSDIVQEVTEFLETFFTFYPTATEQELDYYVKNNALPPIGKDYLFSELVNPVFQTIDNQIKVRVTVKYIDEATKAAHFSQYILTLEKDTNWMIVE, encoded by the coding sequence ATGAAAAACTTTTTTAAGAAAACAGAAAAACAAACGCTGAATACAAAACCTAAGAAAATGAAAGTACGGACTGTTGGTACACGTAATAAAACAGTCACTTTTTTATGGATACTCTTAATTGGAAGTCTTGCCTTTGGCATTTATAAAAACTTTACAGCAATTGATCAACATACGGTTCATGAAAGAGAAATCATTGAAACTCAAATGATAGATACAAATGCAATAGAGAGCTTTACGAAAAACTTTGTGAAAGACTATTACACATGGCAAAACAAAAAAGATTCTATTGAACAACGAGCAGAAAAGATCAATAACTATTTGACAGAGGATTTACAAGCTTTAAATACCGATACCGTAAGAGACGATATTCCTACTAGTTCCAGCGTGAGTGGTATTGATATCTGGTCGGTGACACCAGAAAATGATAATACCTATGCGGTTGTTTATTCGGTAGATCAAAAAATTATGGAAGATAAAAATAGCGAAATGGTCCGATCCACCTATCGAATCTTATTACATCAAGATAATGTAGGAAACTTGGTAATTATACAAAACCCTACCTTATGGAGCATGCCGAATAAATCAGACTATGAGCCACAACAACCTGAAAGTAATGGTACAGTTGACTCTGATATAGTGCAGGAAGTGACAGAGTTTTTGGAGACGTTCTTTACATTTTATCCGACTGCAACAGAACAGGAACTTGATTATTATGTGAAAAATAATGCTTTACCACCGATTGGTAAGGATTATCTATTTTCAGAGCTAGTCAATCCAGTCTTCCAGACAATAGATAATCAAATAAAAGTACGGGTTACTGTTAAATATATTGACGAAGCAACAAAAGCAGCACATTTTTCACAATATATACTCACGTTAGAAAAAGATACAAATTGGATGATTGTCGAGTAA
- a CDS encoding alpha/beta hydrolase: MDLHYEIKGRGKPVILLHSGAMDSRDWEFITPYLSKSFKVITLDVRGAGKSPVPNEPIDYVKDLRKLLDHLKIKKGALVGHSLGGQIATDFTLTYPKRVSQLVLVAPGLSGFKFSSEHAELESRVSKAAPDVEKMTNIILSEPSWSVSFGKAYNLLREMMIHNIQKSFDWKTFETVSSNSAMERLGEIKTKTLFIIGEKDSGDLFKIAQLYKEVPNINFVRIPGANHIITLTHPKDVSDHISLFLSLPEW, translated from the coding sequence ATGGATCTTCATTACGAAATTAAAGGAAGAGGAAAGCCAGTTATACTACTTCATAGTGGAGCTATGGATTCACGTGACTGGGAATTCATCACACCATATCTTTCAAAGTCGTTCAAAGTAATCACTCTTGATGTCCGGGGTGCAGGGAAGTCACCTGTTCCGAATGAACCCATTGATTATGTTAAGGATCTTAGAAAACTCTTGGATCATCTTAAAATTAAGAAAGGTGCCCTCGTTGGACATTCACTAGGTGGACAAATTGCAACTGATTTTACTCTGACCTATCCAAAAAGGGTGTCTCAACTGGTATTGGTCGCTCCAGGCCTGTCGGGGTTTAAATTTTCTTCCGAACATGCGGAATTAGAGAGCCGAGTTTCTAAAGCTGCACCAGATGTCGAAAAAATGACTAATATAATATTAAGCGAGCCTTCCTGGAGCGTTTCTTTTGGAAAAGCATACAATTTATTGCGCGAAATGATGATACACAATATTCAAAAAAGTTTTGATTGGAAAACATTCGAAACTGTTTCCTCCAATTCAGCGATGGAAAGATTGGGAGAAATTAAAACGAAGACACTTTTTATCATAGGCGAGAAGGACTCAGGAGATCTCTTTAAAATCGCACAATTATATAAGGAAGTTCCCAATATTAACTTTGTGCGTATACCTGGTGCTAATCACATCATCACTTTGACCCATCCTAAGGACGTTTCCGACCATATCAGTCTTTTTTTGAGCTTACCAGAATGGTAA
- a CDS encoding GrpB family protein — protein sequence MHDNLKSKNEEKLQEVMVGELKPHNAQITLLDYDPKWPKLFDREAKRIYSILGKKVLQLEHVGSTSVPGLCAKPIIDILLVVKDSTDESAYVPDLEEAGYTLRIREPDWFQHRLFKGPDTDINLHVFSKGSSEIDRMLRFRNWLRINHSDRDKYASVKCNLAHRKWKHVQDYADAKASIVQEIMERANAVDEKKGGNLQIPYGNAL from the coding sequence ATGCACGATAATTTAAAATCTAAAAATGAAGAAAAACTTCAAGAAGTAATGGTTGGAGAGCTAAAACCTCACAATGCACAAATTACACTCCTTGACTATGATCCGAAATGGCCGAAGTTATTTGACCGAGAGGCTAAAAGAATTTATTCCATACTTGGTAAAAAGGTACTTCAGTTGGAGCACGTTGGATCAACTTCAGTGCCAGGTTTATGTGCTAAGCCAATTATTGATATTCTATTGGTTGTGAAGGATTCTACTGACGAAAGTGCTTATGTTCCTGATTTGGAGGAAGCTGGCTACACTTTACGTATTCGAGAACCAGATTGGTTTCAACACCGACTTTTTAAAGGCCCCGATACAGATATTAATTTACACGTATTTAGTAAAGGCTCATCTGAAATCGACCGAATGTTGCGATTTCGTAATTGGCTAAGAATTAACCATTCCGATCGAGATAAGTATGCAAGCGTAAAGTGTAACTTAGCTCACCGTAAATGGAAACACGTCCAAGACTATGCGGATGCAAAAGCTTCAATAGTACAGGAAATTATGGAGAGGGCAAACGCAGTCGATGAGAAGAAGGGGGGAAACTTACAAATTCCTTATGGAAACGCCTTATAA
- a CDS encoding DUF5946 family protein: MIDTIMKDGFCIECGAKEEDGLSCREQLGYLLAWEQNNPKLYALHFWTVSRYMLQHPSNFTKEGYALTKKLFCDACDYNWETPYILKKNREVTTNKTFKIVNPIPVAEKVRVLTKWDMTVNDVYAAGEKNAIEKGASVESKWREI, translated from the coding sequence TTGATTGATACAATCATGAAGGATGGCTTTTGTATAGAGTGTGGAGCGAAAGAAGAGGATGGTTTATCTTGTAGGGAGCAACTTGGGTATCTTCTGGCTTGGGAACAGAACAATCCTAAACTTTATGCTCTTCATTTCTGGACAGTTTCAAGATACATGTTACAGCATCCTTCCAACTTTACAAAAGAAGGATATGCTCTAACAAAAAAATTATTCTGTGATGCTTGCGATTACAATTGGGAAACTCCTTATATTTTGAAAAAGAATAGAGAAGTTACTACTAATAAAACATTTAAAATTGTTAATCCTATCCCTGTTGCAGAAAAAGTTAGAGTTCTAACAAAATGGGACATGACGGTAAACGATGTGTATGCTGCGGGTGAAAAGAATGCAATTGAAAAGGGAGCTTCGGTTGAATCGAAATGGAGGGAGATTTAA